DNA sequence from the Diorhabda sublineata isolate icDioSubl1.1 chromosome 6, icDioSubl1.1, whole genome shotgun sequence genome:
cttggagtttccCTATTTCGCGCATGGACAATTATATTATAAGTTTATTAGAAAGCTTTAAATAGCcagtattttagaaaaattctgttttgtaagtaagcaacatcatgtgtcattaatcgattaataaaacttcataccgagcatttttttaataaaaaaaagattccttttgtttgtcttaagtttattttccacaaaagtttagattttttaattatcgaTTGAGGCAGTACGAAGTCTGCCGGGTCTGTTAGCTGGAGAATGAATGTTTGATCTTGAGGCATTTTGGGTATGAATTAGATAAAACAAGTgactaaaaatgttttttaagtaTACATTTTTGATCTTGAATATGCCAATGGTGGATAAAAAACAAGTGACTACAAGTGGACGAATAAGATATAATGGAGGTTACATCGACAGAAAACTACTTCGAGGGTTAAATGTTTGATCTTGAGAGAGTGTGGCTACAAATTGGTTAAAACAAAGCGTGTTAATATCTGGTCAGTTTTAAGTTTAAAATTAATCATATGGTTACAGCTTGTATATATTTCGTCACCTTGATTTATAGGAATAACGATACTTAATTTTCGCAGTTATTAGGTCTatataaaagcttgtaaaatgTGCAGTCTGCAacgacaaaacaaaaaataattatcagcCTGCGACTTGTGAATAACAAGATAAAAGTGTTTAGGTTCTGCAATAAAATATCtcgttttaaaagttttattacttCTTCAAAACGAAGTTCTTACTGCCAGAGGCGATATAAAAACAACGGGAAATTGTTAATCAGTTTGTTGGTTGATTAAAGACGAAGATATTTAAATCtatgtttataataaagtttattagATCTTTGAAAACGATGTCTAACTGAATAAATTTCCGTCGTAGGTGGTAGACGAAGAGAAATTTGATCGACGCTATAAATGGACATGTTTGTTCTTGTTGTTAATTGTGCAGCAATAACTACATGTATTATGGTTTTTGCGGGTCGTATTAAACACTAGTATCCCTTCGTATAGTATGGTAGTTGGGTATTTTGTGGGAAGCTTCTCCATATCTGGTGAGTAAGGTAGACATGAAGACTTTTAGCGACCCAACTGCGTGAATCAAAAGAGACTTGTGTCAAAGTCATTACAAAAAAGAAAGTTGTAGGATTATTCTTCAGGGCTCTTTTAGCAACGGGAGTTCAAGTTCTTCATCAAGCTTCGATCGAGAACTGGATTTTTTGGCAAATTCTGATAATTTCTCGAAATATTGGTTATGTAttggattttcttgaaaaatactaATGATTTTGGATTTGTttggaaaattccaaaaatgtcTCAAAAATTGGTGTCTTGACTGGAAAATTCTAGCAATTTCTTAAGATTTTGGTGATATATCGaatgttttagaaaaatttcaaaaatttacaaaaagttgttgATTTACAGAATCTTTTTCAGACAATTGtaacaatttcttaaaatttctcaaaaatttcgCGATTTACGTACATTTGAGTggaaaattctaataatttccCAAGATTTAGATGACACACGATGATATGCACgatcttttttttgaaaatttcaacaatgtGTCAATCAAatggtttattaaaattttggaaaattcatacaattttcaaaaatttcgttgATGCACTTGTTTTTTTAGGaatttcccaaaaaaaattattatctacaggattttttatagtatattttaaaaatttctcatgaATTTGGTGATGCATTAGACCTTTTTAGAAAATGAAACCAATTTCAAATACGTTTGATCATGTACTCGATCTTTTTTGTAAAGTTCTAacagtttttataaaacttgaTGATGTActttatcttttataaaaaatacaaaaaatctcaaaattttggtGATTTTTGGTGTCTTGACTGGAAATTTCTTACAATTTCTTGAGATTTTTGTGATATACTGaatgttttcgaaaaatttcaaaaaatttacacaaatttGTTGATTTACAGAAtcttttttagaatatatttgtaacattcagtttttttaaaacttgATAATATACCTTatagtttttagaaaatttcaacaatttttcaaaaatttcgtcaTTTACATACATTTGAGTGGAAAATTCTAATAGTTTCGCAAGATTTAGATGACATATCGAATGTTTTTGaaggatttaaaaaatttctaaaaatttggtgATTTTGACtatctttttttggaaaaattctaGCAATTTCTTAAGATTTTAGTGACATATTGaatgttttagaaaaatttcaaaaatttgttgttttacaGAATCTGTACTAGATATTTAGGAAAAATGGAATggttcattaaattttttaaggTGTACTGGAGTCTTGACTggaaaattctaataattttttgagatttacgtgacatattgaatgtttttgaaagatttcaaaaatttggttattaactggatattttttgaaaaattttaatattttttcaaaaatttacctttattttattggaaaattcaaaaaagtaaCCGTTTTACGAGACATAACGAAATATAGGCAACAGTGCATTCAAAGATTGTCGAAATTAATCTTTTAAATTAGATCGAAGCCTATGGGTGTACACTTGGGTGTACAGTAtcactatttttaaattaaaaattgagtttcaCCTGTTAAGTTCAAATTGATCATTTCCAAGGTACGTAAAAtgcaattttatattgatactTTATATTGGTAGAAAATTGGCGATATAAAACAGCTGTCTTCTTAATCCGTCTACCAATACAAATAGAAGTAGAGTTATTTAATGGTTTACACACTTTTTATTgctattttatcaaatatatatctTAATAACACTCGTATCATGACATGTCTATGGCaggttataaattataaatgcaATTATAAATAAGGCATAGAATagttactgttttttttttaacatcaaaattttcgcTATGTGCTTAATACGAGTAAACTTAATGATGAACTTgatattctcaaaaatttgttgaaaaccGCTTACTTTTTTCCAGATTTGGACTTGTAACACCATATATACACAAAATTTGCTACCATTAGATTGAAAGCGCAGCTTTTTTGGTCTAGTAGATTCCGAGCTCTCCAAtcatttttccttaaaaaaattgtagtttaaGCCGTATTCAGTACGAAATATCGGCCAAACTACGAGTAGAGCATTGAGAATAGTTTATAGAGCAGTTATTTACATACCAGAATCCTGCATAACTAATAATATTATCCACAAAAAtcgaattttccaaaaaaacagacTTTCTAATAGTCTAGCAATCATGTAATTTTGTCTGCACAATAGGATATTATTTGGGATTTTGGATTTATAGCCGCTCCGCGTCTAGATCTAATAGAAACGTTGTGCCTGACTATGTATCTCAAAAACCCGTAGACATATTTCAAAGGAAGATCTCACTCCTTAAGGTTCTTGTGTAATTTCTTTGATGTACCTATGTCTTTGTGTAAAATGAGCTTGACCTTAGCTATCTGCTGTCTCTAAAGCTTGTTAGCTAAATCTGCAGTAGTCGTCTCCTACCATGCCTAACGGTTGAGGTAATTTTTGACAGAGAAATATCACTCAAAAGACCTAATTTAATATCTGGAGAAATTCCTCACACTTCTTAAATaatatggttatgaatcttttggatcTCTTGGAGTGTTTGATTAGTAAAACTCACTCTATTATGATTCTTTAGCTTTCCTTTCAGTTCTTTGTTATAATAATGGTGTAATCAGTTTATAGGATAGACGGATCAGAAAGCAAATGTGATGTAGCTtcataaaaaaggaaattaatggAGAAGAGAAAACTGTAGGCAGTCGAATTTGGTGGTCAAAAATTGTAGGTGTTTTGAAACAAACTCACTTTGTAGAAGGTTTGtttctttgtcaattttttttctattcgcCGAGGTTTCACtagttttaattttcaaaaaacggATCTAACACTTAATCATGTTGAGAGGGCTTATGCATTAGTCGCAACTGGTTGGAGGAATGAAAACTAAAGTAATTATTCATTACTATATGACATGATTGATTCTTGACATTTCATTATATCAAACATCTGCATTTATTGTAAGAAAAAGTTCagtataaaattcataattaacaAATCAAATTTCCTATTATTTGTAATGCATAATTTAGGGTTAATGATAAGATGGATATATATTTAACACCTTTACTTGAAACACCTGCTATGTGCTTATACGTCTTATGGTCAATAAGGATCCATTTTGGTTTTagattgtttttgaaatttatagcGTAAATCTTTACACAATTGGTCTataagaataatttcaataatagatGCTGATGATgagaaagttgaaaaatatattgtgaacAGATAAATACAGAAATgtaaagaaaaaagttgtcCATATGGAAGCTATTACTTTctagtaattattttataataaataattttataataaataattttactaaaaagtTATTGCATCCTGTGCAAAATAGTTTTACAGTAAATGACCATAGTAATAACATACAAGACGAGCATTTATTGTATACAGTGAGTTCGGAAACAATGGGATAATATTTTGGACGCCCACACTTTATGGTATTAATTCTTGAATCCTGGTCACAGCGATACGGATTTTGCAAATAATATTCATCCAGTTAACGCAAAAAGACTTAACACATcaataagaaaaacatattttttgtcaaaaattgattttattaatcaatttaatctccttcaagagcaatacaataattccaacGCTTCTACAACTTCTCAATGCCGTGCTAGTAAAAGTATTTGTCTTTTGCCTTAAAATAAGTTTCAGTTTCATCACTTGCATCTTCGTTTTAGTTGATTTTCTTACAGGTGAGGATTTTTTGAGAGCAGCGAATAACCAGTaatcactgggggccagatctagACTATACGGTGGACATATTAGGCCGtctttttgcattcaaacgatccaaccaCTCTCTGTAGAATTAGCTAGTGGTTGTATCTCCCTTTTGTTAATAGTcgataaacaatatttcatacacaacccaaaatactgaagccataaccttctcagctgactgttgtgtctttggacaCTTCAGACTTgattcaccggctgcagtccactcagatgatgatccttttgattccggagtgaagtgatggatccatgtttcatccattgtcacatatcgacgcaaaaaatctaatttattatgtgtaaacattgccaaacactgctctgaatcatcaacacgttgttgtttttgatcgactgtaagtaaacgcggcacccactttgaaaaagctttttcatggtcaaatgtAATGCATAATCGTAAACATACTGTCTTCTGATATCTACGGCCTCAGCTATTtcacgaaatttcaatttacaattagatataaccgatttgtggacttttttgatgttttctggagtaatcacCTCAATTgaacgaccagaacgttcaccatcatcggtgccTGAttgaccacgtttaaattcatcaaaccaataacaaatggttcttttcaaTGGAGCAGAGTTCGGATAACactttttcatcaagaagcaatgataaattaacacatgaaattgttttgaatccattcttttcaaaataacaaaagcagcttCACTCAAAAGGCTGTCACCATCAGTCATATGGATTGGATAATGTGTGTcaatcacacgacttattgagtgatgcaAAACATGTAGACAGTTTGACACATTATTTGAAACCATGAAGGTTTTTTCTGTACTTTAGAATGAGTGTGTCTTCATTGGACGAGCTTTGTTTTGTTAGAGTAGATCTCTATCAGAATACGTctcaatatcaaatatattttttagtttcatccCCTTTATAAGTTTTTGGAACGTCGAGACACGTTTCATTCAGACTTTTGACGGGCAACTTTACGAGAAAACTTTATTTGTCTCTGTAAACCTTCTCTAACATGTTAAAGTATGGAAAAAAACCTTTCCAAGTGGTTTCTAAGAACACCAAATGATGTGATGAAACTGTCCACATGCAAGTATCTCGTTAACTAGATAAATAtcgtattttctttttctcgGCTTTTTCCGAAAAAACATCCAAACAATAATTACTAAGAGTACATTATCTTCCACGGTTTTATCTGATCTGAAGTAGAAAAACGATGAAACGTGACCATGTGCAAAGAATTTACAACTCGGCGACGTTGATTCCAACGTGGTGCGTCCAGAACGCAAACATAGCCGTAGACTTCAAGAATGATAAAAAACACTTTATATGGTACTGTAAAGTTTGATTCTGAATATACCTAATTTCAATAAAAGTCACACATAGAatctaataataaaagtattatgTACAATACACTGTATATCAGAGATTGATATCCAATCCAATCAAAACTCAGTTAAAAACACACATTAACTTCGCAGTTCATCCTATGTCGtatatatacgaaaaaaataaGTGCTTACCAAGCATTCGCTGCCATTCCAAAGTAGTACAAAAGTAGAAAGATGACGGCGCAATTGATATTAGAAAGTCCGTCTTCAGGCGATTTCGGACAAGATGTTGACATTCTTCCAGCAAACATTCTTATAGCCCAGCCAGCGCTCATCAATACATAGCAAAGAGCCAAACTGAGCAGCGGTCTTGCTTTTACACGACCGCCTCCAATAGTTAACGTCATTGCCGATGCCAAACTTATTACAAGGCAAATAAAACCCCACACAGTCACCCAAACCTGCAACAATTAAATTCGTTACGTTTTGTTTATCATCGTGAATGTAGTGAACAAGAAatgattgaatatattttaagatGATAGTACTTGagttttgatacattattttacTATGAAAcagttttataataaactagCGATACCAGTCAAGTTCAAGTGCTAGAGCTTCTATGAgtgatttttttggtatatacttcaatataaacaagtttttattaaactagCGATCCATAAGACTTAGTAGAGAAGAACTTTATAGAAAAAAGAGGGAAATGCCAAGTTACTGTCCTACTAGACTCAGTGCTAGCGCAACTCGTTGCtcgaaaaaaaaagtcaaaaagcTTTATCGATTTGCGTTGGATAACTATCGATCAAACGCTCAATTTGTATTGCATTTTTTGGGTGCTCTCGAAATAGTGGAACCTGTTTTCATAGATGATGtcgaaataatttcattgaaactTCTTTGCCTCATTCAACAAacgttgagaaatttttcagGGTAATTCTTCCATGTATCATGTGGAATATCCCATTTAGTAATCTGTTATTTAAAATAGGATAAACAGAGGATATTCGTCTCCTTGTCCTCTTTTCATCCTTCAAATGAAGGGGAGTTCTGGCCAGAGCTCTTCGATTAATCATTCCATATTATTAATAAGGAATGAGGACTTATCGATATCCCATCGACTATTTATTGCCTATATGTGCATCCTACACAAATAGTTACTTGAGTAGAGCTGAAATCATGGACGTCCATCGACTTCGACTCAATAATTGAGTCGATAGAAGTTTTGTGTATGCGCCTAGCCTTATATTGACGTGTTTTGCCTCTATAAACGGTCCTAAACTGTCACAAGGATCAATTAAAATTTCCTTGGGACATTTTCAAACGTATTTATCTTCATCCTCTAATGATGAGAGTCCTGTGATGAAAGAAATTAACTTTGAGAATCATTAATCTATTTAGATGAAATCTGACTAAACGAAAGATGTTTTCGAAATAATCTGTAACCAAACGTAAgttctccaaaaaaaaaaacatcaacattTGAAGTATCTAAAATCAATTCATCTTCTCGGATTGTTTACTATGgttttatgtaaaaagtataaattataTTCTCCGGCAACATTAATTATCATAATCGATCTCTTCATTGGACAAAAGAAGTACATTAGGggattattacaaattttattacgCCATATGGATAGTACTAATCTCGTAAGATGTtattatatgagaaaaatagGCGCAGAAAACAATTCTACCCAATTAATTTATCTTTAACGAGAAGATATtccataaatttaattaaaaagatgattttttcaatatatattttgaacacACCCCGTATGATTTCTAGTAACGGCTGGCGCATGTTTGTTTTCGGGGAATGCACAAAATTTTACCAAGAATagctttttttagaaaaacccataataaagaaattttccaTATGGTGTATATTTTCGTGAGGGCGCTGTATATaattttaccaaataaaaacTGTGCTAGATATAAAAACACACATTTAAACTGACAATATTTTGACAGCTTGAATAGATTGTTTATTTAATGTCAACTCATGGCAATATTCCCCATGTTTTTAAACACACTGTTTCCTTTGTAagatttgtttttctttgtgcATTCGGATTTAAAGTAAAATACGATCGCGAATTATCGAAAACACATGTCTGTCCTCCACGCTCGTACACATACTTTCATTAAAATTCTTTTCTTAGTATTCTCGTTTGCGAATACAAGTCTAGTTATTtctacataacctcaattttatGAATGTCAGAATGGCTTTAAATTCTTTTTTGGATCTTCTCGCaaccatttcatttttttattttttgcatttctaTGTAATTTGCTTactttttcataattcatttcctatgattgaatttattttgaccTTTAATTTCCAAGAATATCTTAATACGACCCTGttcaattttatgttttgaacAATAATgtgacattttttaattaatactcatttttttaactttaagaAATTGAGTCATTTAAACTGtcacaattataaatatctcattaaaataatttttcaaaaaatacaataaatcttaCCTCTGCAAACTTTTGCTCAGATTCATCGAACATAATTATAGAATTACATCCCGTCAGACAACCCTCTCCGTTTTTTCTCAGCTCACAGTCAAATTTTTGTACAGCTGGATCAACAGGAGCCCTGATATCAATTTCATCTTTAGGCCCGTCTATGCACATGTGTTCGTGATTATTAACTTCAGGAAATCTGGAACAGTTGAGGGCGTCTGGCCAAGGAAATCCAAAACCCTGAAGGACGGGGTAACATCGTGATCTCACTCCCTCGCAAAGTCCTCGACAAGGGCCGATGGGATTAGAAACTTTTTCAGTACACATTGGTACATAAACGGCacacaaaaaaagttttaaattttgactGCAACCGTATTGAATCAACGGTGAAAACGATTGTAATTGTAAATCAGCTTCTTGTTGAATGTCATTACCTCCTAAATTGGGCATACTTGTCGAATTATACCACATCATACACATTTCAACGCGAATAGGTTCACAATTTCTCATTAGAGGTTCAGAAATAGAAACTCCCCAGAAGAAAccaaacaacaataacaaaaacattgtttataggttatgtttacagCACACACGCAACACCCTTCTCTTAAACCGACCTCCGACAGAATAACTTTGCTCGCACTGAAATTCTTGTCGAGTAGGTAGGTAGACGAACGCGGTTTTGGAATGTTGTTCAACCGAAACCTTCACGAAAATAACCGAGTAGAAACGATTATTCAAATTAAGCTTACAGGCTCCATAAGATGGACCTGCTTGTTGAAAAAACCAAACAAGCTATTTTAGGCAGGTTAGTTAGCGGAATGAGCGTGCTTGAGGGGAATGGGAGGATGTGTCAATATGATTAATTATGCTAAGAAATTTCTTACCTTGACACAATACAattaatttaatagaaaaacaaaGATCATTATAAAACTATTATGCTACTAAATCgttcactttattttttatttcaaaagtattCTCACGATGAGATGATAGTTTGATTTTCTATCAAAGGCTCAATTATTTATAGTATTAATCATTTCATTGATAATATCAATAGTGATTTCAAGGcccaattttaatttgattgagTTTTGTGAAACTTTTAACAACTGACGATGTTCACAATGAAAAgctttaaattttaattttgatatatttattcaacctcaatatatcagatttttttacaattcatatttatataaggTAGttcgaaatttttgataaattttttcttttctattgttAAAAAACAGTTGTTTCTGTTTCAAAGAGAACAGCATGTTGGTCAACTTAAAAGAAACAAGCCACTCACTACAAATTTATAGATCGCTTTTATTTCATAACTTTGGATTCGACTTGACTATTTTAGAGTTTATACAGGCTTGCATTGGAAGATAAAGCTGCAGGCACTCTCAAAAAAATGTACCTATACGTTATGAAAATTTACTAATATATACGAGacgtaataaaaaaatgaggttaatgatattttcaattagacTGAACGAAGAATCTGAAAAAGCATAATcaaatttggttaaaaaagaCGTTGCTAGGACCAAAATCTCTGAGAAAATCACAAAAGACCAAACTCAGACGGTcaaaacagaaatattaatGGAGAAACGTCCTACAGGAACCAAAAAGGTGAACTAAAGAAAATTAGGACCAAAAAATCGGAAGTATGACTTAAATTTGGTCGAAAAAAGATTTAGTTGTGGAAAAACATATGACAGAAGAGGCTTTATTGATGAAGAGTGATCCTGTAGGATCCAAATAACCAAAAATAACGAAGGATATCACAAGAAAGTGAAACGAAGGCGACCAGAACACGCTTTGttaatggaaaaactttttggaAGGTTTACTAATGGAGAAAGAACAAAAAGTAGGAATGTGAATTATAGAAGACCAAGTAACAAAAAAGTAGCGAGAAAAATCTCGATAAACTGAATTAAATTTGACCAAGATAAGTTTTATCAACGTAATAAATCGCTAAGACTAAAAATAGcgcaaaaaattataaaaaactggaACTATGACGACCAGAGAGGCTTCATCATTGGAGAAAGCTTCTAAAAGgaattaataatcaaaaaatgcgaagaaaaaacacaaaagacCTAATGGAGATAGTGGAAAGATGCTTCTTTgatgtaaaatgtttttatagaGACCAAAAAGTAGAAAGGTGAACTGCAGAAGCTAAGTCATCAAAATAGAGGTTGAAATTGCATAAATTCGAATTAAATGGACTCATAACAGGTTTTAATTAATAGAAGAAGAGGGTGTAATGTTGGAGAAAGTTTCTACAGCATCGAAATAACTGTAAAGAGTgaagaaaatcacaaaaaatcgAATCAAAGATGACCATGAGAAGTTCCTATAGAAAATTAAAGAGCTAAATAACAAAAGACTAAGTAGCCAAAAAGTATCAGAAGAAATTTCGAAAGATTGAATTGAACTTGGTCAGAAGATTATTAATGGTTGTTAATGGTTAAGTTCCTATGAGATCAGAAGAGgctttattcatatataaagtTCTTACAGGatctaaatatctaaaaataatgaagGGATGTCGACCAGAATAGTGTCtaataatgcaaaaaatttctaaaaggACTAAATTACTAAAATGTCAGGAGATAAATCACGGAATACTAAACGAAGATGGTCCAAAGAGGctgtattgataaaaaaaattcctacaGATACTAGCTAACCAGAAAGTAAGACTGATTTGCTGTTATTTAGATGACTTTTTTAATGAAGGTAGGTGCTtcgataaacaaaaatttttccactcaaaaataaacgaaaatgtGTGAAAAATGAAAGAGTTTTTGCGTTGAAACAAGGTGCTGAAAAGTCGGCAAATAAAGAGACCTAAAAATGGGTCAACGGCTATTTTTCGCAATTTCGAAAGAAGATTTCTAAAAATGCTTCCAGTCATTGATTTTATGTTGGGGTATTGCTGGTCAAAGGCATTAAATTGAGGGACGCGAATTCAGATTTCATTCTACcttttcactttgtttttgacgaaattcaattcattttatttttgtatcaaacatcatattgaataaaatttaaacaaaccTATGAAGGATTTTAAATCCAAATAGTTGTTTCTTAATACAAACTTTTATATAGTTTCTGTTTACTGATattattatactaaaaaaaataaactcttATCATCAAAAGAAAACCAGTTTTCTTGGTTTACTTTCTTCGCTTCCACCACCAACAGATGTTCAGTATATTATGACTCCGTTTACAGTTTTATTCTAAACATTTACTTTAAATTTTAATCACAACAAACTCGAGCTATTAGTTTTTTCACCAATAAGCATCCACATTTCTTTTCACACATTGTAGattcaaccatttttattcACAAACTTCTTCCTTTGATG
Encoded proteins:
- the LOC130445649 gene encoding frizzled-4-like: MFLLLLFGFFWGVSISEPLMRNCEPIRVEMCMMWYNSTSMPNLGGNDIQQEADLQLQSFSPLIQYGCSQNLKLFLCAVYVPMCTEKVSNPIGPCRGLCEGVRSRCYPVLQGFGFPWPDALNCSRFPEVNNHEHMCIDGPKDEIDIRAPVDPAVQKFDCELRKNGEGCLTGCNSIIMFDESEQKFAEVWVTVWGFICLVISLASAMTLTIGGGRVKARPLLSLALCYVLMSAGWAIRMFAGRMSTSCPKSPEDGLSNINCAVIFLLLYYFGMAANAWWVCLCGWWVARVGLSWSPDKMRSLNSVLHVCAWTLPAAQTVSALVRRDVDSDDLTGTCYIGNRNSTTLLTLVLIPYLFYFIIGTILLLLGCIYVMRKPQSLASAPLTNAAPRKESDFLGAICTLYAIPTFCVMVNICYEYNNRERWFAGERKPALWAFLLKYFMNFFIGVSSVFWIWSMKSVLAWKSVLRRLGPRKQPPLKVQTMPQQMMRYMPSQTVSTSLSTTSKHSTRTHPHRKPRVHHMRTGSETII